The genomic region TCATGTCTGTCGTTTCCACTCTGCATAACACAACGAATAAATCATCAGATACACACGGCATGTACTATACGTAGATACTGTTATCGAAATGGAAATTCCGTCATGCCAGATGCACAAATCAACAGATTGTAGACCGCGTGATGTGATAAGAGGAATAATAGAAACTTACGTCGTTCCACAAAGAACAATCTTTTGAACTTTTGTGACTTCCAAGCCGCATTGATTGTCCTCGATAAAAACAGTCAAGCTGAAACAAATAAAATGACTTTCTATTGAATCGGATTGACTAAGAGCAAATAAACTAGTGTATGAACAGAAAATAGGTTTAAGTAAGATACCTGCGAACATTTTGAAACTTGACATACTTCAAAACAACTGGTTTTCCCTGTAACGTATAAAAATGACATCAAATATAAAGCAGAACTCTTCCAAATATGCGTCGCTGAATTGCCTTCACCAATCAACAGAATCGTATAGCAGATGTTGTAGTTACAGAGTCCTTACCTTTAGATTATCAGGGGATAAATCAATGGTGTCACTTGCTGGGTAGTCATTGACATTGCTGCAATAATCAATAAGAAATGCATTTATCAGTTAAAGTAAATGTATTTATCGACGATTAATGACTGTAATTGTCCCAAAATAATACCTGAATCCCATGTGCTCCTTGTTTGAAAAAAGTTTCACGGTCTTAGGACCTAAATATCATCATATCGTTAGAACAAAATCAAACATCATCTCATAAATTGTTTgagtagaaaaaaatttcaggaTAAAACATATTTATGATAATTACAATTTGGTTAACTAAGAGGCCAAGTAAAgactaaaatgaaaagaaaaatgaaaaaaacataGACGAAGCAAAAATGGTATAAAAGCAAAGATGCCAGGAAAATCATCCTTCTCAGGGGAAAATTACTGTAAAATGAACTCATTTTTCCCTGTCTTGTAATATAACTTTGAACAATGCCAACATTGAGAAAACATTCATCTGTCCAATGGTTTTCCAGTAAAGAAGAAAACTTCGTGCGATAGCCATTACGATATATCCATTATCAACTTTCGTGTTCACTCAATAAGTAGTGGCTGCTAAGGCAGATGTTTTTAAAATACAATCACCCTTTTTATGGATTACAATCACCAAATGAGAAAAAACGTGAtccttttggatttggtttgAGATCCGTAGCTTCTTAAATCCCCATGGTTACAAAATAATCAACAGTTTCATTGTCCTTAGTCGGCATGCCAACAACTTTGATCTGTTTGAAAACCTCTATTTGATCTATAAACCATAAAAGAGTGAATATGACTAGATCAAATACACAGTTCCTGTGAGCCCTAAATAGAATGTGTAGGGACGGCTTCACTGTTATATGATTTTATAACGAAAGATAGAAGCAACTaccaagaaaatcaaagaaatgtACCATAGATagtgaaaataaataacaacTTAAAGAACGATCGCCTATGCATTTGGATCAAAGCATATCAGTGTATTCAAGCATAGCACTATGAATTTAGCAAGCATGGCCACATGCAGCTGAACTGTATCTattaataaacataaacattCGATGTTACCTTCGTCTTCAGGCCCTTTGATGACGACAGAGTGCAGTTTAACGACTTGAAGAAAAGGTATGTAAATCAAAAGCTGCTCATCCGCATCGCTCTCCAGATTCAAACCATCATCTTCTCTATAACCCTAATAGTTAGTCAACAAGAGCAAGTAACTTTAACTCCATTACCCGATCCAAAACATGTTCAAGAACTGATCGAGCCTTACatcataaaaacacaaaaatcgAAACCCCACATTACCATCATAAATCTTTCCCAGTATTTAAACAAAACCCCATCAAATTAACATCCAAGAAACAACTATTACAATAACAAAATAACTAATCTACAAGTAAAATAaagggagctttaatgaaaagctcctgatactgttcattttaacgaaaaaccacatttttacacttaaaaagtcaatcctactactattcactttatcttttattttgtctttctcattaaaactcaaagttttcaagtatttttcattagttttccttaaaattaaaagtttaaaacaGTAAAAGCCCAAGCCGAAtgcaaaattataaaaataccTGCTTGAGAGCGTTAGCAACAGAGTGAGAAGTGCTTTGGTTGAGGCATTCAACACCAGACCAATCTATGAAGTCCAATAAATCAACCtgccacaaaaacaaaattgaatgtCAGAAAGTCAGCACCTTTAAACGCAGTGTCGTACTGCAGGCCGGAATTTGAAATTCTCTGCGCCGGGAGAGGAATTGGGTGACCCAAAAACTGGGTTTTGATCTTGGGAGAAACCCAGAtgccagattcaaactttttccCACCAATTTCCGCGTGTTGTTTTGGTTTTAGTGACGAAAACAGAAGAGGAAAAGGGAAATCGGGACGTGGGTCTTTGCTTACTTGGCTTTTTTGGTTTGCACTGGCTGATTCCGCAGACATGGCTGACAAGATTAAGAATTTGAGTTGGATTTTGGAGGACGGAAACGAGAGAGATGGAGTTTGGAGGACGAAAGCTATATATTGGTCTAGTTGAAGAATCCGAAGCCGAAGAGAGGAAGGAATATGGTGGGTAGTAGCGTGGAAACGGCACCGTATAAGAGGTTACTTTTACatttttctataaaataaaGGGAACTTAAATGAAAATCTGTTGgtctgttcattttaacgaaaaaatcatatttttatattaaaaaaataaatcttggtactatttaatttaccatttattttatctttatcgttaaaattcaaagttttcaagccattttcattagctttctttaaaataaattatttagttattttttagTAGGTAGATTTGATCTAAATCACTTATTGAACTcataattacatgtgaattttttttaatatatacggTATTTTCTACACTAAGGAGGATTGGCCTAATCCAATATGAACCAAACGTATTAATTTCGTTTGAATCTGCAGTTATTGATACTCGAATCTAACACCTTTCACGTCCAGAAGAATCTTCTTGTTTATGTGTAGAGTAATGTCACCCGATTATATTATTAAGTGGCAGGTAAATACGCCTTGCAGTGGAGAAGACACAAACTACCGCACCATATGACTGTTCAATCGTCAATATAAAATACTCTACTCCATATATTTTGATCTCTTTCAACCAGCTTCTTCCAATCTCACCTTCTCAGTTTGGTGCCCATCCTACTTTCTTGTGTTTGGTGTTCGTATAAAGATGTTCGGActaaagaatttctctaagtcagatattttcttcttttccaaaACGGTTTATGTTGAGATGAAACATGTTTTTAGCAATGCAAATCTTTTAGTTGACATTGGTTTTCCCATATGCTTTTGGTAAAAAGGGTTCTATTtgatttgttacacaaatttgatgcaaaataaataaatttcctTGTGACTATTTTTTCTTGCTATCTAGTTGGTGAGTACAAATTGAAACTCTAATGAAAGTTAAAAgattaatttttgtaaataatCTAGAACTAGTGAGTGGTctgaaaaataatcaataaaaattaactgtaagaaattgaacgatgaaaactttttaaaaataaaactaggcTGAATTATCGAAGACACACCCGTAATTCTCACCAAAAACCTCTTATctcaaccaaaccaaaaaatagCAAACCACCAACCACCCACCCATAAAAGGTCACATTTTTTATATCCAAAGCTTATACctttgaaaatacaaaaaaaaaccaGAGCTCACAAGAAAGCagaggaaacaaacaaacaaaaaacagagGAAGCAAAACCAACCTCTTATTTCCTCTCTCCAATTAATTCTACTTCTTctatcttcctcctcctccactcTCCACCTCTCCAATGGCTTCCTCCCTATCCCTCCTCTCCCCCCACAATGCCTCCACCGCCACCCACCTTATCCTGCGCACCCCCAAATCCCCTAACATGCGCTCTTCCTACCGACCCATGTCCGTCAAAGCGCGCACAGTCCCCGCGCTCACTCAAGATGACCTCAAGAAGCTCGCCGCCGACAAGGCCGTCGAGTACGTCAAATCCGGAATGGTGCTGGGCCTCGGCACCGGCTCCACTGCCGCCTTCGTGGTCTCCAAGCTTGGTGAGCTCCTCAAATCCGGCGATTTGAAGGACATTATTGGAGTCCCGACTTCCAAGCGCACGGAGGACCAAGCTCGCCAGTTGGGTATTCCCCTTTCGGTGCTCGACGATCACCCGAAGATCGATTTGGCGATCGACGGCGCGGATGAGGTCGACCCAAATCTTGATTTGGTCAAAGGGCGCGGCGGAGCTCTGCTGAGGGAGAAGATGGTGGAGGCGGCGTCGGAGAAGTTTGTGGTAGTGGCGGACGAGACGAAGCTGGTGACGGGGCTCGGCGGAAGCGGGCTGGCAATGCCGGTGGAGGTGGTGCAGTTCTGCTGGAAATACAACTTGGTGAGGCTTCAGGAGCTGTTTAAGGAAGAAGGGGTGGAGGCGAAATTGAGGGTCGACGGCGACGGGAAGCCGTATGTGACTGATAACTTCAACTACATTGTGGATTTGTACTTCCAGACTCCGATCAAAGACGGACCGGCGGCAGGGAAGGAGATTTTGAAATTCGAAGGTGTTGTGGAACATGGGTTGTTCTTGGACATGGCGACGGCGGTGATCATTGCCGGCACGGATGGAGTGGATGTGAAGAGCAAGTGATTGGCTTTTTGGATATTTCCGGTGGCGGTGAGTGTTGAACCTCCATTTGTACTCtgtttttttcatattttttggtAGGGTTTTGTACTTGCTGCTTGTTCTTCAGTATTTCACTGTGAAATTTAGTTCCTTTGGTGTAACTTTTAATTCGCGATATGGGGAATTAGTCGAAAATCCTGCATTCCATGCTCTTCTTGTTGGTTGAGCATCGATCAGTAGTATACTAACAATACTAAGGAATGATGGAAGTGTAAATTGTGAAATAATGTGAAGTGTTACCTTCGTGCTTCTCCGATTTTCGGTCACTAGATTCTTAGCTCACTATATCGCCTTATTGAGTTGTTGGCAGTCTTGTTTCTGGATATTTTTAGGAGAGTGAACTGAGAACTGACAACCATAACCATACTTTTCTTGAGGCTTTCGAGCGTCAAGTGTTTCCTACTTTTCAACTCGTCATCCAGAATAGCTAAGATTTCGACAACGTTTTCTCTTGACTTTGAACTGATATTTTTAAGTGATCACTACCTTCTGAGATTAGAGGATCAAGCTCGGTAGCTTTTGTGATCACTGTGACTTGCAAATGAACTGAGTATCGATCAGTGAACAACTTATGCTAGTTAATGGCTCTCTTGTATGCTGTATGATGCATGTGGCTGTCTCTTTGCAATGGCATGTTAAAGTTAGCAACTTTATGGAGTAAACCGCTCAACGGTGTACTGGTGTTCAATGCTTGGATTACTATGTGATATCGGTTAATCTCTTGGTTCATCAGTCTGTAAACTTCTCCATTTTATGGTGAGTAAGCTTATGTGAATAGTCCTTAGTGTCTGCAAAAACGGCTGTGTTACAAATGAACCGATTCCTATTCAAGCCTAAATCATACAGAACGTGTAATATGGTTTCGGTTGCAACCTGAGTAGCGTATTTATAACTTGATCATGTTTTCGGTTTGTCTTCTTTTTCTGTTGATGGCATGTGTTCTTCTAATTGTCTGGTGAGAGAAGGTTTGATTAACGTGTTAGTTTTTCCGTTGTATTGGAAGTGTTCTAATGAAAATTTGATCTGCGTATGACTTAGTTGTCTTCATTTCTTATGCCGATTGCATCATTTCTATAAATTGTTTCACGAGGGTGGGTTTTATCGACTTGTAAAATCTTTTCCGTTGTATTGGAAGTATTTTCTGATGAGAAGTTGATTTGCTTATGACGTCGATAAATCTATATCTACCCAGTGTATGTTACTGTGTGCAGCTTAGAAAGCCATAAGATACTTGTAGAAAATCTGCTCTGTCGATGATCGATGATCCGTAAGAGGTATGTACACATAAAAATCTGTATACAAGTGCAATGTATGACAGTCGTGGGGCTATGACTGCGTCGATTTATTTACACAAACTGACTTTATACAAATTGATGAACTGGTGAAACATCGAAGCGatgttacaacaacaaaacgaACCTGAAGTTTATGAAACCAAAGGATGATCAAACGAACAAATGTAATTCACAATTGTGTAACCGGACTTTCGATTCTACTTCGTCAGAATCATACCCACGGACACCGTCAGTATGGCCATCAACTGGAACTTTCCGGGCAAGAACAATGTAGCTGGAAATCGAGAGgataagaggaagaaaaaaaacgtCAATATATTGTGTGGATTTTAGGCTATATTTTCACAACTATGTGATGCCTATGTAAACTTTCGAAACCTCAAGCCCCTCGACCTAGTCTTAATCCTTATTTTCGagcaatttaattagaaaactAATCTAAAAACGATATGGTTATCGAACGACGTTTTACTTAGTTGGCCTTTAGATTGATAGACAATCTCACCTTGACTGTTGTCATTCCCAGAGCCAGTGGGGGAATTTGAGTTTGCAACCTTAATTCCTAGACTCGCGCAGTCGGGTTGAAGCGTGCCTGaaatattacaaaaaaattaaaggaaaactaaagttttaacgaaaaatgacaaataaaggtgtaatgaatagtaccaggaaaaggtaaaaatgtggtttttttgttaaaagtgaacagtaccgagagtgTTTTATTAAACTCCGAAAAATTAAAGCTCCCATTACTTTCTCCAGCTTCTTGAAAGTATGTTAATTATGTTGTAAACCAGAATTAAAACAAGTTTAGTTAGTGTTCTTACATTCATTGTAGCAGGGAAATGCTGTGACGTTGAGAAGATTAGAGGAGCCGGATTTGCATTCACAGATGGGTGCGTAATTGTACGTGCTGTTCCTTACGCAGTTACCTTCTCCGCAGTAAGACCAGTAACAAGCTGTTTAACCACCGAAAATTCGAGTTATTAGTAAAAGGAACCAAAGTGATTAACTATGTTAATTTATGGATGAGATAATTGAGCTGGTTTAGTGGTAATTACGGTCAAAGGCAGATAAATTGTGAGGGACTTCTTTCTTAGGAACTGAAGGTGGAGCTGGCTGGCAGTTGTAGTCCAGCGTACCTGCGAAAACACGAAAATTAGAACCGATCCTAAGCCATGACATCTTGCAAAACGGAATCTTGCTCCTCAAGTTTTTGTTCGAGAGGGAGAGAGTTGGAGCTTACAGTTGGGGATGACACAGGGGAGAAACTTCAGATCATCGTCCCCATCAAACGTTCGCTTCCAGTTCGCTTCGCACTCGCAGGTGAAACCTAATGGTTCGTTCATGTCGAATTTGCATGCTCCCCTTCCACACTCAACTTGTTTACATATTTCAGCTGCAACAAGAAGAACATGTGTAAGAAGAAAGAAACCAGTTGATATAAAAGAACAATAATATGTCACTCGTAaacatcttctctttgtttgtcAAGCCTATAGTGAGTTACAGACAGAGTTCGAAAGGATGTGTTTTCGGAGAGAAAATGAAGTTCTCACCGGCAATAGTAGGAGCTAAGTTATCCGGCCAGTCCAAGGTGAAAGCAGCCATGGGCACCGCTACCAGAAGCACATATAAAACGGTCATGGAGTTAGAGAAAGCCATTTGTATCTGGttttgagagagagggagggaggtaTTCTGTGAAGGTTGTTTCTAATGAAGTTAGGctctctctttatatatatatatatatatatatatatatgaagccTTTAAATGAAgggattttcatttttctataaaaattaGGTAGGGTTCACACGACATCGAATTTTAACGATCAAAATCGTctattttttcaagtttcacctcatagatcatccttgcaaaatcagaaatatttaaaacatttaattgggttcaaagaaattaacaaatactttgttatataagaaataatgaaattttatcttgataattaaataggcaaatagtttcggattgaattgaatttttaaaaagatAATCTATAAATCGagatttacaaaataaatgatttggattgttgaagttcgatgtgaagTGGATGTGGGACCCATTTCACATCGAATTATACAGACCCTTTTATGcaaagggatccccattttttttttcaaaaaatgtggGTTGGTGTGGAGCTCACTTCACATCAAACTTAATATTTTTGATCtgactaatattttgtaaagatgatgtatgaggtgcaacttgagaAATAAACGGTTCAGATCATTAAAGTTTGATGTAGTGTAAACTGAATTAACATGTGATTAAGATTGAAGATTAAGAAGGTATCAAAGCGGTGGAGAAAGTTCTGGTGGCTGCCCAATTCTGTCCCCCGAAAGAAGGTTCcgtaatttgaaaaaaaaaaacgtgaagaGGGTGGTTGTTAATTTGTTATTGTGCAACGTGTAATTGCCAATTATTCTCATTAAAATATTCTTCATAAAATCGAATTTCTTTGGGTCCACTAGGGTTTGCCAAAGTCAACATATGCTACCAGAACAAAGAAACATTGAGGTTTTAACCTTCAAATCCTACTatttaacaacaacaaaacaaaaccatataGATTTGGTAATTATGAGCCATTGATACAAGTAAACGTGCATCGGTTTTTAAAGTCATTAGGCTTTGTCACTaaatactacggtttagtgatgtttatttttattcgtaagtgagaggtcttaggttagattttcgttaaaagcaaatttgaaccatattattatggtTAACCCATTGTAAGTTTAGTTCAGTAAGAGGTCGTAGatactattgtttgttaaaaaaaaaaaaagactaagcTTTGATAGATGGTGGTGTTTTCTTAAAGTTGttcaaataagttttttttagtcatTGACAACGTTATAAAGATTAAAGTACCTACGGTTTAGTCCAAATAAGTCAAGTTCTTTCGGTACTTGACTATACCTATAGAGATAGGAGCCCTTGGCGTTCATCGATCTCTTGAAAATGCTAAAccaaaacttaatgactaaaAAGCCAAGAAGTTACCAAAAAAAcgatattgaaaaaaaatgtatctTTTGCTAAAAGTAATATTAAGTAAAGCATTTGCAAATTCCAACATATTGGTAGTACAATTCAACGGAAATGGATCTCTTTCGATCAAAAAAAGACTTCTTGTATCACAAAAAATAC from Pyrus communis chromosome 9, drPyrComm1.1, whole genome shotgun sequence harbors:
- the LOC137744867 gene encoding PITH domain-containing protein At3g04780-like, producing the protein MSAESASANQKSQVDLLDFIDWSGVECLNQSTSHSVANALKQGYREDDGLNLESDADEQLLIYIPFLQVVKLHSVVIKGPEDEGPKTVKLFSNKEHMGFSNVNDYPASDTIDLSPDNLKGKPVVLKYVKFQNVRSLTVFIEDNQCGLEVTKVQKIVLCGTTVETTDMKGLKKIEDGH
- the LOC137745623 gene encoding probable ribose-5-phosphate isomerase 3, chloroplastic; translation: MASSLSLLSPHNASTATHLILRTPKSPNMRSSYRPMSVKARTVPALTQDDLKKLAADKAVEYVKSGMVLGLGTGSTAAFVVSKLGELLKSGDLKDIIGVPTSKRTEDQARQLGIPLSVLDDHPKIDLAIDGADEVDPNLDLVKGRGGALLREKMVEAASEKFVVVADETKLVTGLGGSGLAMPVEVVQFCWKYNLVRLQELFKEEGVEAKLRVDGDGKPYVTDNFNYIVDLYFQTPIKDGPAAGKEILKFEGVVEHGLFLDMATAVIIAGTDGVDVKSK
- the LOC137744135 gene encoding uncharacterized protein: MAFSNSMTVLYVLLVAVPMAAFTLDWPDNLAPTIAAEICKQVECGRGACKFDMNEPLGFTCECEANWKRTFDGDDDLKFLPCVIPNCTLDYNCQPAPPSVPKKEVPHNLSAFDPCYWSYCGEGNCVRNSTYNYAPICECKSGSSNLLNVTAFPCYNECTLQPDCASLGIKVANSNSPTGSGNDNSQATLFLPGKFQLMAILTVSVGMILTK